One genomic region from Pecten maximus chromosome 5, xPecMax1.1, whole genome shotgun sequence encodes:
- the LOC117327851 gene encoding uncharacterized protein LOC117327851: MKRKDAFIRRMRDLEQLPAMLSKACRFGERSEKTLGFLVYSEGEADNFRFYLEKRTPVHSRSNSTLNRKRRAELTAKARERKRISAAVSRFMPLLDKYDTNLDGQINHQEFKDIYDHFSEEDRHTLFVDLDGSNAVFKRLDKNGNGQVTFQGIIRYIEGRGLAVNQRYLGYKRQDVTSIVSFASSIFGTMLLNLKRLHMEYDDLGRTVGINTGHIETADFDLEEEDIIFLLDQGRNTTIDFLKMYAAKENEK; this comes from the exons ATGAAGCGAAAAGATGCTTTTATCCGGAGGATGCGTGACCTGGAACAACTTCCCGCCATGCTGAGTAAAGCATGCAGGTTTGGAGAGCGGTCCGAGAAAACCTTGGGGTTTCTGGTG TACTCCGAGGGTGAAGCCGACAACTTCAGGTTTTACCTCGAGAAACGAACACCTGTACATTCCCGATCGAATTCTACACTCAACAG GAAGCGAAGAGCAGAACTTACTGCAAAAGCCAGAGAACGAAAACGGATTTCTGCTGCTGTCAGTCGCTTTATGCCT CTTTTGGATAAATACGACACAAACCTTGATGGACAGATCAACCACCAGGAATTTAAAGATATATAC GATCACTTTTCTGAAGAGGACAGACATACACTATTTGTTGATCTGGATGGATCCAATGCCGTATTCAAACGGTTAGACAAAAATGGAAATGGACAG GTGACGTTCCAGGGAATAATACGATATATAGAAGGGAGAGGTCTGGCTGTCAATCAGAGATACCTGGGATACAAACGGCAGGACGTCACGAGCATCGTGTCCTTCGCTTCCTCAATATTTGGCACTATGCTTCTAAACCTCAAACGGCTACACATGGAG tatgaTGACCTTGGGCGTACTGTTGGTATAAACACGGGGCACATTGAAACTGCAGACTTCGACCTTGAAGAAGAAGACATCATCTTTTTGTTGGAT cAAGGAAGAAACACAACCATCgattttctaaaaatgtatGCAGCAAAGGAAAACGAGAAATAA